A genomic segment from Sulfitobacter sp. DSM 110093 encodes:
- a CDS encoding oligopeptide/dipeptide ABC transporter ATP-binding protein, with amino-acid sequence MSPLLEARELVRIYETRRGLLGRPSNVRAVDGVSLKVRRGETLGVVGESGSGKSSLGRMLLGIDTAQGGAVYIDGKAMPLFGSPEWRSLRARIQMIYQDPLAALDRRIGVAEQLREPLDIHRIGDAESRMARVHEVMLSVGLRLDQADKFPHELSGGQRQRVVIARALMTEPELLVCDEPVSALDVSIQAQVVNLLADLQRDRGLGMVFISHDLKVVRNLCDRVAVMYLGRIVEEGPADTIFSDPQHPYTQALVSSVPQPGRALNSRIILQGEPPNPGNRPPGCAFHPRCHKAEDICRHTVPETQGAGVECRAACHFAGHAARPELV; translated from the coding sequence ATGAGCCCCCTGCTAGAGGCCCGCGAGCTGGTCCGCATCTATGAAACCCGCCGTGGTCTGCTGGGGCGCCCCTCAAATGTACGGGCTGTGGATGGGGTTAGCCTCAAGGTCAGACGCGGTGAAACGTTGGGGGTGGTGGGCGAGAGCGGCTCGGGCAAGTCTTCTCTAGGACGCATGCTTTTGGGGATTGATACCGCGCAGGGCGGCGCTGTCTATATTGACGGAAAGGCTATGCCTCTTTTTGGCTCCCCCGAGTGGCGCTCCCTGCGGGCACGCATTCAAATGATCTATCAAGACCCCCTGGCCGCGTTGGACCGGCGGATTGGCGTGGCAGAGCAGCTGCGCGAACCACTGGATATTCACCGCATTGGCGATGCTGAAAGCCGCATGGCGCGCGTCCACGAAGTGATGCTATCAGTCGGTCTGCGCCTCGACCAAGCCGATAAGTTTCCGCATGAACTTTCAGGGGGGCAACGGCAGCGTGTCGTTATCGCGCGGGCACTGATGACCGAACCTGAGCTGCTGGTTTGTGACGAGCCTGTTTCGGCGCTTGACGTCTCCATTCAGGCGCAAGTGGTGAACCTGCTGGCTGACCTGCAGCGCGACCGGGGCCTTGGCATGGTCTTTATCAGCCATGATCTGAAGGTCGTTCGGAACCTCTGCGATCGGGTCGCGGTGATGTATCTGGGCCGCATCGTTGAAGAGGGCCCCGCTGATACGATATTCAGCGACCCGCAGCACCCCTATACGCAGGCTTTGGTCTCTTCAGTGCCCCAACCCGGCCGTGCACTTAACAGCCGTATCATTCTTCAGGGTGAACCGCCAAACCCCGGCAACCGCCCGCCCGGATGCGCCTTTCACCCGCGTTGCCATAAGGCTGAGGACATCTGTCGCCACACCGTTCCCGAAACCCAGGGTGCCGGCGTTGAGTGCCGCGCGGCCTGCCATTTCGCTGGCCACGCAGCACGGCCGGAACTGGTTTGA
- the map gene encoding type I methionyl aminopeptidase, producing the protein MKGYIDVPVAPKAQDARRTEAVKLYGPDAFEGMRHAGALTARCLDGVSDLIHHGTALTQIDAFVRDFAAAHDATPATLGYQGYQYACCTSVNHVVCHGFPNGKKLRDGDIVNVDVTLILDGWHGDSSRMYVVGKPKRAAERLIRIAHQAMMRGIETVRPGAHLGDIGHAIQSHAHSERCSVVCDFCGHGIGQVFHDSPNILNFGKAGTGLELREGMIFTVEPMINLGRADVKMLADNWTAVTRDKSLSAQFEHSIGVTSDGFEIFTLSPNGLHAPGVELQTVCA; encoded by the coding sequence ATGAAAGGCTATATCGACGTGCCCGTCGCACCAAAGGCGCAAGACGCTCGCAGAACCGAAGCCGTCAAACTGTACGGACCAGATGCATTCGAAGGCATGCGCCATGCGGGCGCCTTAACTGCAAGATGTCTGGACGGCGTATCCGATCTTATCCACCATGGCACCGCTCTGACGCAAATTGATGCATTCGTACGCGACTTCGCGGCCGCCCATGACGCCACGCCCGCGACACTAGGCTACCAAGGGTATCAATACGCCTGCTGCACGTCGGTCAACCACGTGGTCTGCCACGGCTTCCCGAACGGTAAGAAGTTGCGCGACGGCGACATCGTCAATGTCGACGTCACACTGATCCTTGACGGGTGGCATGGGGATTCCAGCCGGATGTACGTGGTCGGCAAGCCTAAACGTGCAGCCGAGCGGCTGATCCGGATCGCCCATCAGGCGATGATGCGGGGGATTGAGACTGTGCGACCGGGGGCGCATCTGGGGGATATCGGCCACGCGATCCAAAGCCATGCACATTCCGAACGTTGTTCCGTGGTCTGCGACTTCTGCGGTCACGGCATCGGCCAGGTTTTTCACGATTCACCTAATATCCTGAACTTCGGCAAAGCTGGTACCGGCTTAGAGCTGCGGGAAGGCATGATCTTCACCGTTGAGCCGATGATCAACCTCGGTCGTGCCGACGTGAAGATGCTTGCGGACAACTGGACGGCGGTGACGCGGGACAAGTCTCTTTCGGCCCAATTCGAGCATTCGATAGGCGTGACATCAGATGGCTTCGAGATCTTCACCCTCTCACCCAACGGCCTTCACGCGCCCGGGGTGGAGCTCCAAACGGTTTGCGCATAG
- a CDS encoding ABC transporter ATP-binding protein yields the protein MNNLVEIRNLRVAFDGVPVLHGIDLDVAPGEALGLVGESGCGKSVTWLAALGLLPGKASVSGSVYLQGQDLTGAPRQALERVRGKRVAMIFQDPSSALNPVIRVGRQIIEALRLHRGLAGAAAKTEALRLMDLVGIPDARNRFNLYTHEFSGGQAQRLMIAMALAGEPDLLIADEPTTALDATIQAQILDLLITLRHEMSMATVFISHDLAAVAQVCERVCVMYAGKIVEEGPVAQLFDTPRHPYTQGLFDAIPSLSGPRRRLVPIPGTVPDPRQLPTGCAFEPRCARARTFCTQHRPELLPQPEGRQLACAYPVPVAQDAVQREKEYQ from the coding sequence ATGAACAATCTGGTCGAGATCAGAAACCTGCGGGTTGCCTTTGATGGCGTACCGGTACTGCATGGCATCGATCTTGATGTGGCTCCTGGCGAAGCCTTAGGGCTGGTCGGAGAAAGTGGCTGCGGCAAGTCTGTGACTTGGCTCGCCGCGCTTGGCCTGCTGCCGGGTAAAGCCAGCGTAAGCGGATCGGTCTACCTGCAAGGCCAGGATTTGACAGGCGCGCCGCGCCAAGCGTTGGAGCGGGTGCGGGGCAAGCGCGTTGCCATGATTTTCCAAGACCCGTCGAGCGCGCTTAACCCCGTGATCCGGGTAGGCCGGCAAATCATCGAAGCATTGCGATTGCATCGTGGACTTGCGGGGGCTGCAGCGAAGACCGAGGCGTTGCGATTGATGGACCTTGTCGGCATTCCCGACGCGCGCAACCGGTTCAATCTCTACACCCATGAATTTTCCGGCGGACAAGCACAACGCTTGATGATCGCGATGGCGCTTGCGGGCGAGCCTGACCTGCTAATCGCCGATGAGCCCACAACGGCGCTTGACGCTACAATACAGGCACAGATTCTCGATCTGTTGATCACTTTACGTCATGAGATGTCGATGGCTACAGTTTTTATCAGCCACGATCTCGCAGCTGTGGCACAGGTCTGCGAACGCGTCTGCGTGATGTATGCGGGCAAGATCGTCGAAGAAGGCCCTGTCGCGCAGCTTTTTGACACACCACGCCATCCTTACACTCAGGGGTTGTTCGACGCGATACCTTCACTCTCTGGCCCGCGGCGGCGATTGGTCCCGATCCCTGGCACCGTACCAGATCCGCGCCAACTGCCGACAGGCTGTGCGTTTGAGCCCCGTTGCGCACGCGCACGCACGTTTTGCACGCAACACCGACCAGAACTGCTGCCCCAGCCGGAAGGCCGCCAGTTGGCTTGCGCCTATCCCGTGCCAGTAGCGCAGGACGCTGTGCAGCGAGAGAAGGAGTATCAATGA
- a CDS encoding ABC transporter substrate-binding protein: MNMNRRHVMGLMGATASGLFLPSHLRAQQNRPSIRIAVQQVVINNTLDPWNEQSNVGERALYPNLWEGLLLRDWMGNQGPVPGLATEWKRLDEKTVELKLREGVKFHNGDEMTAEDVVFSLSPERLFGDTQPAGGETIYAENFTRSTGKDIPAALPGIARRKWPSLAGVEAVDKYTVRFHNATPDVTMEGRLYAGGSIVASRRAWDEAESYDAWAKQPVTTGPYYVDDFQPDVSLTLRAHEDYWGGRPPLETITFVEVPEVASRVNGLLSGEYDFACDLPPDQIGTVMDAPGLEVQNSTIWNHRVNVFTQDHEQLQNPLVRRAMTHAIDRKAIVEALWANLTEVPAGLQFDSFRTSDMFIEGWDAPEYNPELARQMLQEAGYKGDPIPFRLLNNYYINQVPNGQILTEMWNQVGLNVEIEMKENWGQILAQDSPRGVRDWSASNTINDPISPMVVQFGPNGSAQQNREWTNAEFNDLCQVMETSTDRAKRKQAIARMLTIAEREDPAYNILHQNAVFTGMRSNLNWKAAPAFAMDFRASNWPGQS, encoded by the coding sequence ATGAATATGAACCGACGTCACGTCATGGGCCTGATGGGGGCGACCGCCTCTGGGCTTTTCCTGCCGAGCCACCTGCGGGCCCAGCAAAACCGCCCCTCGATCAGAATTGCAGTACAGCAAGTCGTCATCAACAACACGCTGGACCCTTGGAACGAACAGTCGAATGTCGGCGAACGCGCGCTCTACCCTAACCTTTGGGAAGGGCTGCTCCTGCGCGACTGGATGGGCAACCAAGGCCCTGTGCCGGGTCTGGCGACTGAGTGGAAGCGCCTAGACGAAAAGACCGTCGAGTTGAAGCTCCGCGAAGGTGTAAAGTTCCACAATGGCGATGAGATGACTGCCGAGGACGTGGTCTTTTCACTCTCCCCCGAGCGGCTATTTGGAGACACTCAACCGGCGGGCGGCGAAACCATTTACGCAGAGAATTTTACCCGCTCCACAGGCAAGGACATCCCCGCCGCTTTGCCGGGTATCGCGCGGCGCAAATGGCCCTCGCTGGCCGGGGTGGAAGCCGTCGATAAATATACCGTGCGCTTTCATAACGCGACGCCTGATGTAACAATGGAAGGGCGCCTTTATGCTGGCGGCAGCATTGTGGCCAGCCGTCGCGCTTGGGACGAAGCAGAATCCTATGATGCTTGGGCAAAGCAACCGGTCACTACAGGCCCCTATTACGTCGACGATTTTCAGCCAGATGTCTCGCTCACCTTGCGTGCGCATGAAGACTATTGGGGCGGTCGTCCTCCCTTGGAAACAATTACCTTCGTGGAGGTGCCCGAGGTTGCAAGCCGCGTAAATGGTCTCTTGTCCGGCGAATACGACTTCGCCTGCGATTTACCGCCTGACCAGATTGGAACTGTGATGGATGCACCGGGTCTGGAAGTTCAAAACTCCACCATCTGGAACCACCGCGTCAATGTCTTCACGCAAGACCATGAGCAGTTGCAAAACCCGCTTGTGCGCCGCGCAATGACCCATGCAATTGATCGTAAGGCCATCGTTGAGGCCCTTTGGGCCAATCTAACAGAAGTACCTGCAGGCCTTCAGTTCGACAGTTTCCGGACCTCTGACATGTTCATCGAAGGTTGGGACGCCCCCGAATACAACCCAGAGCTGGCGCGCCAGATGCTTCAAGAGGCGGGTTACAAAGGCGATCCGATCCCATTCCGTCTCCTGAACAACTATTACATCAATCAGGTGCCGAACGGACAGATCCTCACTGAGATGTGGAACCAAGTCGGCCTGAACGTCGAGATCGAGATGAAGGAAAACTGGGGCCAGATTCTTGCCCAAGACAGTCCACGAGGGGTACGCGACTGGTCTGCTTCCAACACGATCAACGATCCGATCTCGCCGATGGTGGTGCAATTTGGGCCGAATGGCTCAGCCCAGCAAAACCGCGAGTGGACGAATGCAGAGTTCAACGATCTTTGCCAGGTGATGGAGACTTCGACAGACCGCGCCAAGCGCAAACAAGCCATCGCACGGATGCTGACAATCGCCGAGCGCGAAGACCCGGCTTACAATATCCTGCACCAGAACGCGGTCTTCACAGGCATGCGGTCGAACCTAAACTGGAAGGCGGCTCCCGCCTTTGCCATGGATTTCCGCGCCTCTAACTGGCCCGGTCAGTCCTAA
- a CDS encoding ABC transporter permease, whose protein sequence is MAVTTVNPPRFAKRRRARLPFTVQLALFWLSAMVICALFVDLLRPYPITQMNLSTRLAPPGTPGHWLGTDELGRDVLSRLIQSVRSSLVIAFGATLLSAFFGTLLGFMAAKFRGVVEHVVVMLADFQAALPFLIMSLAVLAFFGSSMLLLVCLMGFYGWERYARITRGLAISASAQGYAAAVVQLGAKPSRVYLRHILPNVASTLIVSMTLTFPEIILMESSLSFLGLGVQPPDTSLGNMVGFGREYLTTAPWIMLSPAVVIVLTTLAISLAGDWLRDRLDPTL, encoded by the coding sequence ATGGCTGTCACTACCGTCAATCCCCCGCGCTTTGCCAAACGCCGCCGCGCGCGGTTACCCTTCACCGTGCAGCTGGCGCTATTTTGGCTTTCGGCGATGGTCATTTGCGCGCTTTTTGTAGATCTTCTGCGGCCCTATCCGATCACCCAGATGAACCTCAGCACACGGCTCGCTCCGCCGGGCACGCCGGGGCATTGGTTGGGTACAGATGAATTGGGCCGCGACGTGCTATCGCGCCTGATCCAGTCGGTGCGGTCCTCACTGGTTATCGCTTTTGGGGCGACCCTGCTTTCGGCCTTCTTTGGCACATTGCTGGGCTTCATGGCGGCCAAGTTCCGCGGCGTGGTGGAGCATGTGGTCGTGATGTTGGCGGATTTTCAAGCCGCGCTGCCCTTCCTGATTATGTCGCTGGCGGTCCTCGCGTTCTTCGGATCATCTATGCTGTTGCTTGTCTGCCTAATGGGTTTCTACGGATGGGAACGTTATGCTCGGATCACCCGCGGACTTGCCATTTCAGCAAGTGCTCAAGGATACGCCGCTGCTGTGGTTCAACTTGGTGCAAAGCCATCGCGGGTCTATCTACGCCACATTCTTCCCAATGTTGCATCGACGTTGATCGTCTCCATGACACTCACTTTCCCCGAAATTATCCTGATGGAGTCCAGCCTTTCGTTCCTAGGACTTGGGGTGCAGCCGCCCGATACAAGCCTTGGCAATATGGTGGGCTTTGGGCGCGAGTATCTCACCACGGCACCATGGATCATGCTGTCGCCTGCCGTTGTGATCGTGCTGACAACATTAGCGATCTCATTGGCCGGCGACTGGCTGCGCGACCGCCTGGACCCAACACTCTAA
- a CDS encoding ParD-like family protein translates to MGIVKIGDGLHEELRKSSAVMCRSINAQAEFWMKVGMLAEANPTIPFIEIMARQLKNADVKDPEIDAA, encoded by the coding sequence ATGGGGATCGTAAAAATCGGGGACGGGCTGCACGAAGAACTGCGCAAGTCCAGTGCTGTCATGTGCCGTTCGATCAATGCTCAGGCTGAATTTTGGATGAAAGTCGGTATGCTGGCCGAAGCAAACCCGACCATACCGTTTATTGAAATCATGGCGCGACAGCTCAAGAATGCCGATGTGAAAGACCCGGAAATCGATGCGGCCTGA
- a CDS encoding class I SAM-dependent methyltransferase: MKQFAKELRIDFVKGSVAHRLRFGGGRGQDLAKAMGLREGKTPMIVDATAGLGRDSFLLASLGAQVTLIERSEKMHSLLVQGMKRAAREGGQLREIIGRMTLLKGDALDLIPELSAEAILIDPMHPERKNSALVKLELRQVREIVGADDDAADLVRLAIAHARKRVVLKWPAKADPLEGVQKCTHQIIGKTTRYDVFMVG; this comes from the coding sequence TTGAAGCAGTTTGCGAAAGAGCTTCGCATTGATTTTGTCAAAGGTTCTGTTGCACATCGTCTTCGGTTTGGTGGTGGTCGTGGTCAAGATTTGGCCAAGGCTATGGGGCTACGGGAGGGTAAAACCCCCATGATCGTTGATGCGACAGCCGGATTGGGACGGGATTCATTTCTTTTAGCTTCTTTAGGTGCCCAGGTCACTTTGATCGAACGCTCAGAGAAAATGCATTCATTGTTAGTTCAGGGCATGAAGCGCGCAGCAAGAGAAGGTGGCCAGCTCCGCGAAATAATTGGCCGCATGACACTTTTGAAAGGCGACGCCCTGGATTTGATCCCTGAATTATCTGCCGAAGCAATTCTGATCGATCCAATGCATCCTGAACGTAAAAATTCTGCACTGGTGAAGTTGGAGCTGCGTCAAGTCCGTGAAATCGTCGGCGCAGACGATGACGCTGCTGATCTTGTACGATTGGCGATCGCACATGCACGTAAACGCGTGGTGCTAAAGTGGCCCGCTAAGGCTGATCCTCTAGAGGGTGTTCAGAAATGCACCCATCAAATTATCGGTAAAACAACGCGATACGATGTTTTTATGGTAGGTTGA
- a CDS encoding ABC transporter permease: MIRFVTSRLFRAGLTILSVMTFAFVVLRMSGDPAQVLLGPDVPQNVVQDFRDRWGLDDPIWRQYLSYLQAMMQGDFGLSMRDRSPAIDLVMQRIPATLQLTIPALILQLAFGIPAGIYAALKQGTLADRSVIVAAIIGFTVPSFVMGLLLVLIFAVTLGALPSGGASSWQHAILPVLTMSIGGIGVLARFSRSAMIEVMGQPYIRTASAKGVRWSDVVRNHALPNAAVPIVTIVGFMVGSLIAGAIIVETIFSWPGMGRLLIVSVTNRDLAVVQCILLLVAAVMVVSNLTVDLLYGWLDPRLRQTTSAH, encoded by the coding sequence GTGATACGTTTCGTAACCTCCCGCCTCTTCCGGGCCGGGCTGACGATCTTGTCGGTGATGACATTTGCCTTTGTAGTGCTACGCATGTCGGGAGACCCGGCGCAGGTGTTGCTGGGGCCGGATGTGCCGCAGAATGTGGTGCAGGATTTCCGCGACCGCTGGGGGCTCGATGACCCGATCTGGCGCCAATATCTCTCCTACCTTCAAGCTATGATGCAAGGCGACTTTGGCCTGTCGATGCGCGACCGTTCACCCGCCATTGACCTCGTGATGCAGCGCATTCCGGCCACGTTACAACTGACAATCCCTGCGCTGATCCTGCAACTGGCCTTCGGCATCCCGGCAGGTATCTACGCCGCACTAAAGCAGGGCACACTGGCAGATCGGAGTGTGATTGTCGCGGCAATCATCGGGTTCACCGTTCCTTCCTTCGTAATGGGTTTGCTGCTGGTTTTGATCTTCGCCGTCACCTTGGGGGCTTTGCCCTCCGGCGGGGCCAGCAGTTGGCAACATGCGATCCTACCTGTGCTCACCATGAGCATCGGCGGCATCGGCGTTCTGGCCCGTTTTTCGCGCTCCGCGATGATTGAGGTGATGGGCCAGCCCTATATTCGCACAGCCTCTGCCAAAGGGGTCCGCTGGAGCGATGTTGTCCGCAACCACGCGTTACCGAATGCAGCGGTGCCGATCGTAACAATCGTAGGCTTCATGGTGGGCTCGTTAATTGCTGGTGCCATCATCGTTGAAACAATATTTAGCTGGCCGGGCATGGGGCGGTTGCTGATCGTGTCCGTCACCAATCGGGACCTGGCGGTGGTGCAATGTATCTTGCTGCTGGTCGCCGCCGTTATGGTGGTGTCAAACCTAACGGTCGACCTCCTTTACGGCTGGCTTGACCCGCGCCTGCGCCAGACAACCTCCGCACATTAA